TCGCACGGCGGCTATTGCGGCCCGGCGGTCAAGCCCATCGCGCTCAACATGGTGGCCGAGATCGCGCGCGACGCGCAGACCGCCGGCCTGCCCATCAGCGGCATCGGCGGCATCTCCACCTGGCGCGATGCGGCCGAGTACATCGCCCTGGGCTGCGGCACCGTGCAGGTGTGCACGGCGGCCATGGTGTACGGCTTCAAGATCGTGCAGGACATGTGCGACGGGTTGTCCAACTTCATGGACGCGCACGGCTACCACACCCTCGACGACTTCCGCGGCCAGGCCGTGCCGACGGTCAAGGACTGGAAGCAGCTCGACCTGAACCACATCGACAAGGCGGTGATCGATCAGGATTCGTGCATCCAGTGCGGCCGTTGCCATGTGGTGTGCGAAGACACCTCGCACCAGGCCATCACCTTCACCAAGGAAGGCGGCGTGCGCTTGTTCGAGGTGAACGAGGCCGAATGCGTGGGCTGCAACCTGTGCGTTTCGATCTGCCCCGTGCCCGAATGCATCACGCTGCGCAGCCTCGCGCCCGGCGAGGTCGATGCGCGCACCGGCAAGGTGGTGACGGGCGAGTACGCCAACTGGACCATGCACCCCAACAACCCGCAGCGCGTGGCCGCCTGAGCCGCGCTGCCGCGGCCCATTGCCCGCGCTGTTGCCCACCTTCGCGCCCGCTTCCCGCCTGCCAGCCTGTCTGCAACGTCTCGGAGACCGCCCCATGAAGACCCTGCATGCCCCCGGTGCCAGCAACGAACTGTGGAACGACGACCTGGCGCCCACCCAGCCGCACCAGCGCACCTGGCGCTGGTACCACTTCGCGGCCTTGTGGGTGGGCATGGTGATGTGCATCCCCGCCTACACGCTGGCCGCCAGCCTGATCGACAGCGGCATGTCGTGGGGGCAGGCGGTGGGCACGGTGTTCCTGGGCAACCTGATCGTGCTGGTGCCCATGCTGCTCATCGGCCATGCGGGGGCCAAGTACGGCATTCCCTACGCGGTGCTGGCGCGTGCCTCGTTCGGCACGCGCGGCGCCAAGCTGCCGGCGCTGCTGCGCGCACTGGTGGCCTGCGGCTGGTACGGCATCCAGACCTGGTTCGGCGGCATGATGATCTACACGCTGGCCGGTGTGCTCCTCGGGCACCCCCTGGAGGGCGACAAGATCGCGGGGCTGGGCATCAACCTGGGCCAGCTGGTGTGCTTCCTGGTGTTCTGGGCCATCCAGTTCTATTTCGTGGTGCACGGCATCGAGTCCATCCGCAAGCTCGAAACGTGGACGGCGCCGATCAAGATCGTCATCTGCTTTCTGCTGCTGTGGTGGGCGTATGACAAGGCGGGCGGTTTCGGGCCCATCCTGGACCAGCCCTCGCAGTTCACGCCCGGCGGCAAGAAGGCGGGGCAGTTCAGCGCCGTGTTCTGGCCGTCGCTGACCGCCATGGTGGGCTTCTGGGCCACGCTGGCGCTCAACATTCCAGACTTCACGCGGTTCGCCCAGTCGCAGCGCGATCAGGTGGTGGGCCAGGCCATCGGCCTGCCCGTGCCCATGGGACTGCTGGCCGCGCTGGCGGTGTTCGTGACCTCGGCCACGGTGGTCATCTACGGCAAGGCGCTGTGGGACCCGGTGGACCTGGCCAGCCGCATGACGGGCGCGGCCGTGCTGATCGCGCTCATCATCCTGCTGATCGACACCGTCAGCGTGAACCTCGCAGCCAACCTCGTGGGGCCGGCCTACGACTTCTCGGCACTGAGCCCGTCGCGCATCAGCTACCGCGTGGGCGGCTACATCACCGTGGGCATCGCCATCGCGATGATGCCTTGGAAGATCCTGGAATCGACCCAGGGCTACATCTTCACCTGGCTCATCGGCTACTCGGCGCTACTGGGGCCGGTGGCCGGCATCCTGATGGTGGACTATTACCTGGTGCGCCGCACCGAGCTGGACGTGGCCGCGCTGTACGAAGAGCGCGGCGCCTACCGTTACCGCGGCGGCTGGAATGCGGTGGCCGTGGTGGCCTTCGTGCTGGGCGTGGCGCCCAACATTCCCGGCTTCCTGAACGCGGCATTCCCCGCCACCTTCCCCGGCGTGGGCGAGGTGTTCAAGCAGATCTATGCCTATGCCTGGTTCATCGGCCTGGCGATTGCCGCCGTGGTGTACCGCCTGGGCATGGCCGGCCAGGCGCACCTGGCGCCCACTCCGTTGCGCCGCGCCTGAGCGCGGCGGGCACCCCTTCATCTTTCAGGAGACCTGCCATGAGCCCGACCCCTTCCAACGCCGTGCTGATCCGCGGCGGCACCGTGGTTCATGCCGACCGCGAAGAGCGCGCCGACGTGCTGTGCGTGGACGGCCGCATCGCCGCCGTGGGCCCCGATGTGGCGGGCGAGGCGCCTGCCGGTGCCGAGACGCTGGATGCGAGCGGCCAGTACGTGCTGCCGGGCGGCATCGATCCGCACACGCACATGCAGCTGCCCTTCATGGGCACCGTCACCATGGACGATTTCTTCACCGGCACGGCGGCAGGCCTGGCGGGCGGCACCACCAGCATCATCGACTTCGTGATCCCCGACCCGCAGGAGCCCATGATGGACGCCTACCGCAAGTGGCGCGGCTGGGCCGAGAAATCGGCGGCCGACTACGGCTTTCACGTCGCCGTCACCTGGTGGAGCGAGCAGGTGCGGGCCGACATGGGCACGCTGGTGCAGGAAGAGGGCGTCAATAGCTTCAAGCACTTCATGGCCTACAAGAACGCCATCATGTGCGACGACGAAACGCTGGTGAACAGCTTCCGGCGCGCGCTGGAGCTGGGCGCCATGCCCACCGTGCACGCCGAGAACGGCGAACTCGTCTACCTGCTGCAGCAGGAGGTGGCCAAGATGGGCATCACCGGTCCCGAGGGCCATCCGCTGGCCCGCCCGCCCATGGTGGAGGCCGAGGCGGCCAACCGCGCCATCGCCATCGCCGACGTGCTGGGCGTGCCCATCTACGTGGTGCATGTGAGCTGCGCCGAAGCGGCGGAGGCCATCGCCCGCGCCCGCGCCCGGGGCCAGCGCGTGTTCGGCGAAGTGCTGGCCGGTCACCT
This region of Acidovorax sp. GBBC 1281 genomic DNA includes:
- a CDS encoding NCS1 family nucleobase:cation symporter-1, producing the protein MKTLHAPGASNELWNDDLAPTQPHQRTWRWYHFAALWVGMVMCIPAYTLAASLIDSGMSWGQAVGTVFLGNLIVLVPMLLIGHAGAKYGIPYAVLARASFGTRGAKLPALLRALVACGWYGIQTWFGGMMIYTLAGVLLGHPLEGDKIAGLGINLGQLVCFLVFWAIQFYFVVHGIESIRKLETWTAPIKIVICFLLLWWAYDKAGGFGPILDQPSQFTPGGKKAGQFSAVFWPSLTAMVGFWATLALNIPDFTRFAQSQRDQVVGQAIGLPVPMGLLAALAVFVTSATVVIYGKALWDPVDLASRMTGAAVLIALIILLIDTVSVNLAANLVGPAYDFSALSPSRISYRVGGYITVGIAIAMMPWKILESTQGYIFTWLIGYSALLGPVAGILMVDYYLVRRTELDVAALYEERGAYRYRGGWNAVAVVAFVLGVAPNIPGFLNAAFPATFPGVGEVFKQIYAYAWFIGLAIAAVVYRLGMAGQAHLAPTPLRRA
- the hydA gene encoding dihydropyrimidinase — encoded protein: MSPTPSNAVLIRGGTVVHADREERADVLCVDGRIAAVGPDVAGEAPAGAETLDASGQYVLPGGIDPHTHMQLPFMGTVTMDDFFTGTAAGLAGGTTSIIDFVIPDPQEPMMDAYRKWRGWAEKSAADYGFHVAVTWWSEQVRADMGTLVQEEGVNSFKHFMAYKNAIMCDDETLVNSFRRALELGAMPTVHAENGELVYLLQQEVAKMGITGPEGHPLARPPMVEAEAANRAIAIADVLGVPIYVVHVSCAEAAEAIARARARGQRVFGEVLAGHLLIDDSVYRDPDFATAAAHVMSPPFRPRSGGHQEALWRGLQSGQLHTTATDHCTFCAAQKAMGRDNFAKIPNGTGGVEERMAAIWDGGVNTGRLTPSEFVAITSTNAAKLFNIYPRKGFVGAGADADLVLWDPQGTKTFSARTQHSKGDFNIFEGRTVRGIPSHTISQGRVVFANGDLRAEPGRGRYIKRPAFGPQFQAVQKRAQDLAPTAVAR